Genomic window (Chryseobacterium bernardetii):
TTTATGAAAGCTCATTTGATGAAAGGTATGATAAAGAATAATAAATATTTTAAAGCAAAAAACTCTAAATAAAAATAGCAGAACAAAAAAGAGTAGAATTACTCAGTTAGATTCCAAAGGAAACTTTGAAAACTTTGAAAATTAGTATTAAAACTAAAGTAGTAACAGAAAATATGCCACTTATTGCAATTAATATAATATTTACTTTGTTAGCATTTCTCTGAATTTCCAGAATTTTTTCAAGAGAAATTTCATTAACATTTAATCCATAAATTGGATTAAAGAAATTACAAATAATTTTTAATACTCTTTTTAACATTAATACAAATTTATTAAATAAAGCCTTTTGTCAAATGAAACAAATGTTAATATTTTTACTTTTCATTTTAAGTTACTTTTTTCATGCCCAAGAACTCCAATTAGTAGATGGTGACTATACATATACTAAAGTTCTAGAGACTAACAAAAGTAAAATAGACACCTATAAAACTCTGAAAAAGTGGCTTAATAACAGTTCAACAAAATCAAAATATGTAATTGACCAGGATGATTTTGAAACAGGTTTATTAAGTTTTAATGAGACTCTCCCTGAAAGAGAATTTATTTATTTACAGACATCACAAGTTTCTTATAAAGTAAATATTGAAATAAAAGATAATAAAATCAGGTTTAGAGTTAACAACATAATACTAAAAAATAACATTGGTGGTTTAGCAAGCTTTACTCAATCATATGCTTATTTAATCACTAATATTGAAAAAGAAAATTCTAAGTATGAGGAAAGTAAAAAGTTAATGGATGGTGAATCTAAACCTAGAATTAAAAAAAAATATGAATATGATTTTAATAATGCAAGAAATAACTTGCGATCTCTTACAGAATTAGATACCCTTATTAAAAATCAGATTCTTTTTAACCAAAATTTAATAATGGAAAAATTAAATGAAAACGATGATTGGTAATATGAAAAAATTAATAATATTTTTCCTCATTATGTTTTCTTTATTTAATATATCAGGACAAAAGAAGAAAACTCAACCTAAATCTACTAAAGGACAACTTACTTGTTACCTTCCTAATGGTGAGAAATATAATGTAAACCCCAAAACTACTATAGGTGATTTAGATAAACAATTTGAAAAAGAAGGAAGAGTTTGGACAGCATACTTAGAGAGTGAAGAATCTATTGTTACTTTCAAATCATTTACAATGGAACCTCTCTACATTCTTGTTTTGAATAATAAAAAATATTCGGCTGAATATATCCAAAATTTAATAAACTCTGTAAATGATAACATTGTTTCTTATAGATTTTACTGGAAAAATAAAGTTGGTTTTATAGCCAATTTAGAAAGTTACATCGAAAATAATATTTTAGATGAACAATTTCTATTAAGTACTATGGGACGTCCTACTGAGATTAAAACTATGTTATATGGAGGCGAAAACACAAGATGTTTTGTGTATAAAGAATTAGGCTTTCGGATTTTTTTAGAAAATGATAAAGCGATCGGATACGAACGTATTGAATAATATTCTTGAATTGGTAAAATATTAAAATAAAAATGGCATACGAAAAGAAAAAGACACAAAGAGAAATAGACGCAGAAAATATTCCAGATGAGTTTGGAGTACTAAAAAGATTTTACTTAGGTGTTTTTTATGTAATTGCTGTAGAGCGTATGCACGGCTTCAGAACTTTTTGTGAAAAACACGGGCTTGATACTGGAAACCTCAGCCGGATCATAAAAACCCCAACAATGAAGTTCAACCCTCAATATTTATCAATATTAGTAGTGCATTATGGATTTTCCGCACATTGGCTGCTTACAGGAGAAGGACCTATGATTGTTAATACTGAGGAAACCCCAGAAGAATAAAAGAAATATTAACCAGAACACTTGAGTAAAAAGAGTAAAAAAAGAGTAAAAGATTCATTCGTTTTTTTCATGAAATATGGCTTAAAACATGATAAAACAACCGTTTTTTAACGTGTGACGAATCCCTCCAACTCCACTAAAATACCAAAAGCCACTGAAAATTATCAGTGGCTTTTTTATTGTATATACTTTATATATTATATGATACTATTCTTTTTAAACCATTCAGCATAAGCCTCTACTGCCTTCTGAAGAAAACCTTTCACATCTTCATCTTTTAAATCCCCGTTTTCATCCCAAACCTTATCAATATGTGGAAGATAAACTTCCGGTTGCTGCATTACTGGAATATTAAGGAAAACAAGACTTTGCCTAAGATGATGGTTAGCACCAAATGCAGATAAATTCCCTGGTGAATTACTGAATACTGCTCCTGGTTTTCCATCCCAAACACTTTTGCCAGCCGGCCTTGAGCCGATATCTATTGCATTCTTTAATGCAGCAGGAACTGACCTGTTATGTTCTGGTGTAATAAAAATAACACCCGCTAATTTTCTTATCTCGTCCCTGAATTTCACATAAGACTCAGGAACCTCATTATAATCATCAAAATCCTGGTTGTATATTGGTAAACTGTCTATTGAAATGATTTTAAATTCAAAACCCTGTGGCGCCATAGGAAGCAGGGCCTTTGCTATTTTTTTAGAGAAAGATTCTTTCCGTAAACTGCCTGCGATAAGTCCGATTACTGTATTCATATGATAATATTTAGGTGATTGATATATTGTTGACAGCAAAAACAATGCGAAACACCTATTATTTTGAAGATCAAAATATAAAAGGTTCCCTAAGGTGCCTTCAGAATATTATCTCTATAAAACTCATATAGCACATCAATATTGGCAGAGCAGAGTATTGGAATTGCCTTTTCAAGAATATTCTCATCCCAATCCCACCATTTCATTTCAAGCAATAATGCAATATAATACTCGCTAAACCTTTTCCTGATGGGTTTTGCAGGATTACCACCTACAATAGTATAAGACTCCACATCCTTTGTCACCAATGCACGGCTGCCGATAACAGCCCCATCACCTATTTTAACCCCAGCCATAATCATAGCTTCTGTGCCAATCCATACATCGTTTCCAACAACAGTATCTCCTGCCAATTCGAAAGCATCCTTGCTGTCTTGGAAACATTCTATTTCAGACATATAATAGAAGGGAAAACTTGAAATCCAGTCATAACGATGTCCCTGATTTCCACACATAATAAAACTGGCACCACTTCCAATGGAACAATAAGAACCGATGATTAACTTATCAACATCATCCCTGTCCGGAAGAAGATAACGGGCACAGTCATCAAAGGAGTGGCCGTGATAATATCCGGAATAATAAGAATACTTACCGGCAATAATATTGGGATTTCGAATATGGTCTTTTATGATTTTGCCTTTAAAAGGACTTTCAAAGAAATTTTTCATTTTTTAGCTTTTAAATATAAGATAATAATAAGAAGAACAGCTATAAGCCATTCCTAAAAAGATTATTTGTTATTTAAAAAAGCTAACGTGTTAATTTCATAACACACAAATATAGATAAAAAATGACAAACTTTTTCTTCATTTTTGTTCCAAAAGTCGCAAAACCCGACCCTTTTTAAACGTTTTATTCACAAAACAAGCCAGCTCATCAGAAAATAAAAATTAAACCTCTCTAATACAACCCAATATAAATAGCTGAAAACTAAAAGACTAAACTTATAAGATCTAAAATGAGGGTACTCTATCCACAAAAAAGACTAAAAAAATGTTTTATCGTCAAGAATTTTATATATTTGCACCATCTAACAATTAAAAAAATAATTTACTATGTCAGACATTGCATCAAGAGTAAAAGCTATCATCGCTGATAAGCTTGACGTTGAAGAAACAGAAGTAACTCCTGAAGCTAGCTTCACTAACGATTTAGGAGCAGATTCACTAGATACAGTTGAATTAATCATGGAATTTGAAAAAGAATTCAATATTCAAATCCCTGATGATCAAGCTGAAAAAATTACTACTGTAGGACACGCTATCGCTTACATCGAAGAAGTAGTAAATAAATAATATTCTTCAACAAAAAAAGAAATTAAACAAAGTTTATGGAATTAAAAAGAGTAGTTGTAACAGGTTTTGGAGCAATAACACCAATAGGAAATAATGCAAAAGAATACTGGGAAAATCTTGTAAAAGGTGAGAGCGGAGCCGCTCCGATTACTCTTTTTGATGCCACAAACTTTAAAACCAAGTTCGCATGTGAGGTAAAAAACTTCGATCCGCTACAGCAT
Coding sequences:
- a CDS encoding NADPH-dependent FMN reductase, producing the protein MNTVIGLIAGSLRKESFSKKIAKALLPMAPQGFEFKIISIDSLPIYNQDFDDYNEVPESYVKFRDEIRKLAGVIFITPEHNRSVPAALKNAIDIGSRPAGKSVWDGKPGAVFSNSPGNLSAFGANHHLRQSLVFLNIPVMQQPEVYLPHIDKVWDENGDLKDEDVKGFLQKAVEAYAEWFKKNSII
- a CDS encoding DUF4468 domain-containing protein, which translates into the protein MKQMLIFLLFILSYFFHAQELQLVDGDYTYTKVLETNKSKIDTYKTLKKWLNNSSTKSKYVIDQDDFETGLLSFNETLPEREFIYLQTSQVSYKVNIEIKDNKIRFRVNNIILKNNIGGLASFTQSYAYLITNIEKENSKYEESKKLMDGESKPRIKKKYEYDFNNARNNLRSLTELDTLIKNQILFNQNLIMEKLNENDDW
- a CDS encoding acyl carrier protein; translation: MSDIASRVKAIIADKLDVEETEVTPEASFTNDLGADSLDTVELIMEFEKEFNIQIPDDQAEKITTVGHAIAYIEEVVNK
- the catB gene encoding type B chloramphenicol O-acetyltransferase, whose amino-acid sequence is MKNFFESPFKGKIIKDHIRNPNIIAGKYSYYSGYYHGHSFDDCARYLLPDRDDVDKLIIGSYCSIGSGASFIMCGNQGHRYDWISSFPFYYMSEIECFQDSKDAFELAGDTVVGNDVWIGTEAMIMAGVKIGDGAVIGSRALVTKDVESYTIVGGNPAKPIRKRFSEYYIALLLEMKWWDWDENILEKAIPILCSANIDVLYEFYRDNILKAP